A portion of the Glandiceps talaboti chromosome 13, keGlaTala1.1, whole genome shotgun sequence genome contains these proteins:
- the LOC144444598 gene encoding cathepsin B-like: protein MKSLLLVLVVLGVSQAKIKPNHEALSYELISYINNINTTWKAGVNFEKVSIKYVKGLCGALKEDPTKKLPVKVHPTNVNLPDTFDSREQWPNCPTIQEVRDQASCGSCWAFGAVEAMSDRVCINSSGKVNLHVSAEDLLCCCGFQCGDGCNGGFPSAAWEYWVNTGLVTGGQYGTNQGCQPYSLPHCDHHVTGKYQPCGDIVPTPKCSKTCEEGYNVTYTADKHYGLTSYAVSSNVEQIMTEIYKSGPVEAAFTVYADFPSYKSGVYQHETGEALGGHAIKILGWGNEDGKDYWLVANSWNEDWGDKGFFKILRGVDECGIEGQIVAGSPKL from the exons ATGAAATCCTTACTGCTTGTTCTCGTTGTTCTTGGTGTCAGTCAGGCAAAAATTAAACCAAACCATGAGGCCCTGAGTTATGAActtatttcatatataaataatattaatacaacATGGAAG GCCGGTGTAAACTTTGAGAAAGTGTCAATCAAATATGTGAAAGGTTTGTGTGGAGCACTGAAGGAAGATCCAACCAAAAAACTACCTGTCAAAGTTCACCCAACCAATGTCAATTTACCTGACACATTTGATTCCCGAGAACAATGGCCAAACTGTCCAACCATCCAAGAAGTCAGAGACCAGGCCTCCTGTGGATCATGTTGG GCATTTGGTGCTGTTGAAGCTATGAGTGATCGTGTTTGTATTAACTCCAGTGGTAAAGTCAACCTTCATGTATCAGCTGAAGATCTTCTGTGTTGCTGTGGATTTCAGTGTGGTGATGG TTGTAATGGTGGTTTCCCCAGTGCTGCCTGGGAATATTGGGTTAACACTGGTCTGGTAACTGGTGGTCAATACGGAACTAACCAGGGATGTCAGCCATATAGTTTACCCCACTGTGATCATCATGTTACTGGCAAATACCAACCATGTGGTGATATTGTACCCACGCCTAAGTGTTCCAAAACTTGTGAGGAAGgttataatgtaacatacaCAGCAGACAAGCATTATG GTTTGACATCTTATGCTGTCAGTTCAAATGTTGAACAAATCATGACAGAGATCTACAAATCTGGACCTGTTGAAGCAGCTTTTACAGTGTATGCTGACTTCCCCAGCTATAAGAGTG GTGTTTACCAACATGAGACTGGTGAGGCTCTTGGAGGCCATGCTATCAAGATCCTAGGTTGGGGAAATGAAGATGGCAAAGACTATTGGCTTGTGGCAAACTCCTGGAATGAGGATTGGGGTGATAAGG GATTCTTTAAGATTCTTCGTGGTGTAGATGAGTGTGGTATTGAGGGTCAAATAGTTGCTGGAAGCCCCAAATTATAA